The archaeon BMS3Bbin15 region TACAAATCTGAGGAATTTAAGGTTGTTGAGACAGGTGAGAACAGGTATCTTACAGGTGCTGTGATTATTGCTTCGGGAGGTAGTCCGGCTAAGCTGAAGGTTCCCGGGGAGGAGGAGTACCTTAGAAAAGGGGCACACTACTGTGCCCAGTGTGCAGGTTATGCATATCAGGATAAAAAGGTTGCTGTTATTGGTGGGGGAGATTCTGCTTTAACTGCTGCATATTTTATGGGTGATATTGCTGAAAAAGTTTATTTAATTGCAAGAAGTGCAGAGTTGAGAGGTGAGAAGGTACTTGTTGATAAGGTTAATAGAAAGAGAAATATTGAGATTTTTCTGAAGGAAGAGGTGGGTTCTTTCTCAGGTGATGGCAACAGAATGAATAGAATTGTTCTGAAAAGCGGAAGAGAGCTGGAAGCTGATGCTGGCTTTATATATATTGGATTCGTTCCCAATTCTGGTATGGTGGATGTTGACAAAAATTCTGAGGGTTATATGGCAGTTGACCTGAATATGAAAACCTCAGAGAAAGGAATTTTTGCATGTGGTAATGTTATAAGGAGAAATGCTCAGATTGTTTCAAGTGCCGGAGAAGGTGCCATAGCTGCCCTTTCGGCACGGCATTATTTGAAAACAGAAAAATAAATGGATTTATACCACCTTTTCATATCTCGCCACAGCCTCGACATCTTTATCTCCTCTCCCAGAGAGGTTGATTATCACCACATCATTGCTATCAAATTGGCTGCTATTCTTTAGAAGCCATGCAACAGCATGAGCACTTTCAAGAGCCGGGATTATACCTTCTTTTTCGCTGAGATAATGGAAAGCTTCAAGAGCTTCACTGTCTGTGGCATAGTAGTATTCTGTCCTCTTCAACTCTCTTAGAAAAGAATGCTCTGGCCCAACAGCAGGATAATCAAGCCCGGCACTTATACTGTGGGTTTCGGTTATCTGCCCGTATTTGTCCTGGAGCACATAGGTATAGGTACCATGAAGCACACCCTCTCTACCGGCAGCAAATCTTGCTGCATGTTTTCCCGACTCTATTCCCTTTCCTCCGGCCTCCACACCTATAAGCCTTATATCACTGTTGTTGAGAAATTCATAGAAGATGCCTATTGCATTGCTTCCTCCTCCAACGCAGGCAACTATGGCTGAGGGTAACTTTCCTTCCTTCTTGAGGATCTGCCTTCTGGTTTCTTTCCCTATTACACTCTGAAAATCTCTTATCATAGCAGGATAGGGGTGAGGGCCGAGAACAGAACCTAAAAGATAGTGGGTTGTTCTAACATTGGCGAGCCAGTCACGGAGAGCCTCGTTGATGGCGTCTTTGAGAGTTCTTGAACCGGAAGTTACGGGATTAACCTTTGCTCCAAGAAGCTTCA contains the following coding sequences:
- the trpB_2 gene encoding tryptophan synthase beta chain; amino-acid sequence: MKGRYPSSRGRFGKYGGMYIPEVLMPAVEELKDAYNKTKKDKDFHKQLDYYLKEYVGRPTPLTFCENISRELGFKVYLKREDLAHTGAHKINNTMGQAILAKSMGKKRIIAETGAGQHGVATATAAAALGLNCEIYMGTEDIERQKMNVFRMKLLGAKVNPVTSGSRTLKDAINEALRDWLANVRTTHYLLGSVLGPHPYPAMIRDFQSVIGKETRRQILKKEGKLPSAIVACVGGGSNAIGIFYEFLNNSDIRLIGVEAGGKGIESGKHAARFAAGREGVLHGTYTYVLQDKYGQITETHSISAGLDYPAVGPEHSFLRELKRTEYYYATDSEALEAFHYLSEKEGIIPALESAHAVAWLLKNSSQFDSNDVVIINLSGRGDKDVEAVARYEKVV
- the trxB_1 gene encoding thioredoxin reductase; amino-acid sequence: MKYYDVIIAGAGPAGLTAAIYAARSGLETLLIEKMICGGQPAIARRVENYPGFESIDGWELTRSFYSQAIANGTEIKEDEEVLNVYKSEEFKVVETGENRYLTGAVIIASGGSPAKLKVPGEEEYLRKGAHYCAQCAGYAYQDKKVAVIGGGDSALTAAYFMGDIAEKVYLIARSAELRGEKVLVDKVNRKRNIEIFLKEEVGSFSGDGNRMNRIVLKSGRELEADAGFIYIGFVPNSGMVDVDKNSEGYMAVDLNMKTSEKGIFACGNVIRRNAQIVSSAGEGAIAALSARHYLKTEK